gccacAACTTGGGGAGAGGGTGCTATGGACATCCTGTTGTAGAGGCCAGGGAAGCTGCTAAATCCCCCACAATGCAGAGGACAATGccccacaacaaaaaattatccagcccaaaatgtcaatagtaccAAGATTCAGTCACCCTGCCccaaaatgattattaaaaaataaacactttattCTATAAAATCATCATTAACACTTTGGATTATTCGGGTGAATTTCTAGCCAATGCCATTATAGAAATGGTGTAATATGTAGAGCATATGTGgcagaatttattttaataactttccAGATGAGTTTAGGGTTCAGTATTCATAGAATCACTGAGAATCTCAGGGAGACCTGTGAACTTTTCAGCtagatttaattttgtttaggATAGTATGTGCTATTTGAGATTTTGAAgattcaaaaaatttaagaaaaaactcaacaaaaatattaaaattagctAGCCCTTATCCAATTCTTCTACCTGTGTCAGGTAGAATAGCAGgcatttacatacattatctcatttaattcttgcaaGGTAAAGCATTAGtgatcttattttacagatgaggaaatggaggctcagggaagttaagcaacctactcaaggtcacacagctgataaatGATGAACTGGAATGGAAACCCAAACCTGCTGACTCAAAGTATTTACTCTTTGTTCTCCATGATGTTGATTCCAGAGACTACTGAATTTTTTAACTATAGAGCAAATATATCCTAATAGcatgagaggaaaaataaataggaaaataacCAGGATTGTCTTCATCTAAAATGTAGCTACATTACTCCAAATGTGCAAGTCTCTGCTTCTCTTCTTGTGTTTGTTCAAAGTGGCTTAAAAGGGTTGTATGGGTCATTTCAACAAGTCTCCATAACATGGATAATTCAGGGAAAGAAGAAATCATATTTTTCTTGAATTGTCTAAATATGTGAGTGGGAAATAAGTTTGCATCCTCTAAAATTTTCAGGCTACAAAATTAAATGATCCCCACTGCTTCTGGCCTGAGAACCATTCGTTCCATTTTAACCTGTATACATCACATCATCCTTTCTCATTCTGATTTTAGGTAAATCTCACCAAGGTTCCTTAGAAATgaccaggaaacctctgttatgGGTCTGTTCTAGAGCTTGTATCACTTTCAACTCTAAGTTAGTTAGCAGACCCTGACTGTTTTTCACGACATTCATGCACAAAAACTGTGTcggggcagggggcggggcaagTTTCATTTCTGGGGAAAGGTTCATCCCTGAGGCACCAGCTGCTGTGACACATCAGAATTTGGGGGGCATGTAGATATGATAATATGATATCTGGGGACCCAGAGCACATCCAAATTAGTATGTGAACCAAGTTTgttacggggggggggggggggggcgggggagcGGCTTTGAAAGATCTCTATCGTACATGCTTGACAGCAACCCATGACTAGTAAAAGGCAGTGCCCACTTTGATGGGGGAATTCTGCATCTGCTCCTTCAAATGGAACACTAATACCCAGATTTAGTGCTTAGGGGTTGGTTTTGAGCTTTTGCATGTACTAATAAATGTTAAAGCCTCATTTTCCTGGTAGgcactttatatatttattacaaatGACATACTTCAATCACTATACTGTGATTTAAATTCCTGTTTTCTGTTTGGTAGAAAATAACTGGTATCAGCTTAGATTATTGTACTTGCTATGTTACTTTCAAACTccaaaagtttttcttctttgggagatttatttttaatttcatctccaAAACCCAATTATCCTGAGCTCTTTTCAAATAAGCCTATAAAAATCCAGGGATTATTTCAGAAGTGAAGCAGTGTGCTCTTTCTCTATCCTCTGAAGAAGCCACACACCAAAATTAAGGAATGGTGAGCATGTAGGAAATCTGCATGGCTGAGTTGGTCTAGGTTATGGTCCCTTTTATAAactacatagattttttttaaagctttctaaAACAAAACTCCTATGTCATAAtttcttcaaagtcagagagcTGCTTCATCTGTTCCACTTGCATAGAATGCCTTCTGAGGAGCTTCTTTTTACTTCTCAAGTCAACTCTTTTTGGTGAACTTGGAGCAACAGGAACCATGGATTTTAAGCCGCTAGCCAATGGGGAAGAAGGTTTGTTGCTAGATCTAATATCCAGGATAGGTGGGTTCAGATTCACATTTAACGGTGGAAGGAAGCCAGGCCTCGTATGAGAAACGCGGTCTAGTAGCAGAGTTCCAGAACCTCGTCTTTCTAGAAGATGCGGCGGCCTGCGGCGCACTGAGCTGGGAGATGTGCTGGGCACGGCATCCAGGGACTCCCGAGAGCCATGGAAGAGAGACAAGTGGGAGCTGTTGAGTTTTATTCTATCTAAGTGTCCTTTTCCTGACTCAAGGGAAATGGAGTTGGGTGGGTCAGCCCCTGGCTGTAAATCTAAATCATAGAAATCATTTTCCAGCAGTTTGAGGGCTGATGGACCCAGGCCACTCTTCTCTTGGTCAACAGGGAGAGTACCTCTTCGGGCTAGCCGCGGGTGAGTGGCTTGACCTTTCTCGTAGGCTGCTTTCCAGGATGCTGGTGCTGAAGAGGCTGGAATcttcagaacttgctctgtgACTGTGGGGAAGAAGGTAAGGTCTTTGCCATCGATGCTGTTGGTTCTGGAGAGGGGCCCCCTTTTGGGAAAGGATACATCACTAATGCTCTTGAGGATCTCAGTGTCTGTGCTGGTGCCATGGGTCTCCTCCTGCCGCGTGGAAGCTGCCAGCACAGAGGGTGCGATCAGGCCCCAAGGTTCAGACTGGAGCCTCTTCAGTTGGGGCAAACGGGCCCTTTTGAGGTTACTGACTTTCCTGGTGGGTGACCCTGGCTCATTGAGAGCCTTGGAGGGGTTACAACCACTTGGATGCCCTGTTTGGAGGCTGAAAAAATCATCTTCCTTCTCACTGGGTGGAGATCCCAGACCTGGAGCCTTCAGTTCAATGTCAGAGGGAGACACACACAACGGAGACTGTCTGTCTTCCACCTTGGGTGAAGGGGGGACGTTAAGATACTGTTTGGTGGTTTTGGTGCCTGAAGATGATTTATTGGTTGTGATAATAATCACCTCCTTCCCTTTGGCTTTACAGGCGTCAAGGAGATGTTTCAATGCATCCTTGTCATCTGCATTTATTGCATAAACCAGAGCTGAAGCCCCAGTGCGATCCTCAAGGCTAGGGTCTGCGCCGTTCTCCAGTAATAAGGAGACCACGTCTCCCCCAGCTCTTCTAATGCAGGCGTGGATGAGAGCGGTTTTGCCAGACTTATCCTGAATGTTGGGGTCTGCCCTGTTGTCCAGAAGGTACTTCACCATCTTGGACTTGCTGATGCTTTGCTGATCCACATGTTTGGTGATGCATGCCACCATGAGAGCCGTTTCACCTTTGTCATTGCTTTCATTGATATAGGCCCCTCCTTCCAGGAGGAGTCTGGTGAGCCTCAGCCTCCCCAGCCACACAGCCTTTAAAAGTGAGTTTCCATCAGTCCTCAATTCAGTGTTGTCATCCATCATACTGGCTATGGCTTGGAGTCTCTGAGCTACAGTGGCATCAGACCTAGCAAGGGAAGAACAGAGAAACAGTGTCATGTATTCTGTAGCCTATCTATGCAGCATGCTTCTTACAGAGCCCGGATCCCGTCACATCCAgcctgatcccaggttgtgtcaCCTTACGCACgttacctaacttctctgagttagattcttcatctgtaaagtgaagaGTACAATAGAAATCTACATCATGGagtggttgtgaagattaaatgagatagtgtgtATAAAACATTAAgatataatgcatgtaaagcagtTAACATAATGCCTACCATATGGTAAGCAATAAAAAATTGCTAGCTATTGCCATGTTAACTGCAGAATACTTACCACAAATGTAATTTAAGAAGCTCTTTGTTTTATGTCTGTCTGTACCACTAAACTCTAAGCTCCTTAAGGAAAAGTTTGTGTCTGTCttgctcactgctgtatccctgGTATTGAGCAATGATTGACAGATTGTAGGTTATCTAATAAATAATTGTAATTCATTATTGCTATTGGTGTATATAAAAAAGACTGGTAAAAAATGCACCAAAATATTAACCCTTGTTTTAGGAAATAGGATTATGAAtcgttttcattttcttctttttgcattatttcctaaaataaacatgtactaattttaaaataggagaaaaagcAGTAAAGATTTATTGTAAAACACAATCAATCTAGCTGTCCTTTTCATGTTGTAGTCCCCACTTTACCAGCAGATGTCAGAATTCTCTTCCTCCTCATTCAGATTTTTAGAAAAGCTCTAATAATGCAATACCTCATCCTTTCCTCTGGTTGAACAGACTtcagaaagaggaaggagaaggggacTGTATTTTTGCTcacaaatgttaaaaagaaaatattagaaagaaagaaagctcaaACCAAAGCTTGCTCAGCTGAGGTTTGTCGAATCtgagttttctcttttgattCTCCCCAGTGCTGGTTACAGGGTTTCTGGACTCAATTCTTCAAGGCAAACTATGTGTGTGTTGCTTGAGAAGCCTCTAAAAATCCAGGAGAGATGGACGCCCAGCAATGATGCAGGCAGCTCATTGGCACCTCACTGGCCGGGGGTCTGTGCCAGCCCAGCCCCTCCGCACATACGGTTTGTGTCTCCAGGCTCCTTAACAGATGGTGTGCGTGGTCTATCTGCCACAGTTCTCAAGCATTGCTCCTCATCCATTTCATATCATTCTTTATCTTTACTCCACTACCCTGAGCAGTTATCCATCAAGTTATATTCCTCTCTTAAGTTGGAGGTCAAAATCCTTTTTGGCTGAAGTTGTGggatggtgttttggtttgttaaagctgatgaaatgcaatatagcagaaatggactgacttttaacaatggggatttattcgcttacaagtttacaattgtaaggctatgaaaatgtccaaattaaggcatcagcagggcgatagcttctctgaagaaaggctgctggcaatccggacccctctgtcacatggccaggcacatggcaacgtctgctggtccttctctcccgggtttctttgcttccagttctggcttcagtggcttcctctctcaacttttctggtgctcttctctgtgagcttctcttcaTTTCATCTCTTCGCTTCTGcatgtcttttatcctctcataaaggactccagtaagcagattaggacccaccttgaatgggctgggtcacatctcaattgaaacaacctaaccaaaaggtcccacccatgacaggtctatacccacaggaatggattaaaagaacacggccttttctggggtatgtaacagattcaaactatgACAGACAGtgtatattttccttaaaatttttatctcaCAAAACATACATGAGTAgaaacttgttaaaaaaaaaaaaaaaaacccaaaccacacttaaatataaaaaaggaagtgATGTCctttacccacccaccccctcctgaAATCCACTCTCTTCTTCAGAGGGTAACTGTGGTTAACAGTCAAATGTGTATCTTTCCAGATCATTTTCAGCTTCTTCCAATGCACTGTTCTGAGAATACATCTGAGTCTAATCTTACTGTAATTGTGTTTAAATGTTTCTACTagattttctggaaaaaaaaaaaatgatgtcccTGAGGACATCAGGGTTACTAAAAACATTGCCTACGGGTCTCTATTTGTATCTCTCCATCACCATCCTTTCTCCTTCAGTCTCCTACTTATCTTCTCCCTCGATGGcgctctctccctttctctgtttctctgtttctgtctgtctctctctctctctctctctctctctctctctctctctctctctctctgtcatatTAACTCCTCTATGGTCCCACATGGgattgttttattaaattccTATGCATTGATAAGCTTGTCAGTCTCTAAGCAATTTGAAGAAACATGTCCAAGGCTTAGAAAGGAAAACATGCTGCTTTCCACTCCATCAAAGGGGACTGTCATCTCCTGGCCCCCACCCACCTCTCCCGCATGACGCCCTCCTGCTCCAGCCCCCTTCACACTCCACCTACCTTGGCGTCTCGTTCCCCAAATGCTCCACTTTTTTCCTCCTCCAGGCTCTGTTCATGTTTCTAACTATAAGGCCTCCCTGCTTTTTAATTATTCATCCTTCCAGCCTCAGTTCGAATGTTACTTCCTTTGTAATCAAGAGGAAAATCACTCATGATCAAAGAGGAAGAGTTGAGTAAAATTAAAACtgactcatatccagaatatataaagaactcctacaaatcactTCCTCcaaaagaggatacacaaatagccaataagcatataaatagattctcaGCCTCGTTAGTACATAAGGAAAATCAAATTAAACCATAATGAGATGCCACTACACCCTCACcggaatggctaaaatttaaaaggccGATAACACCAAGGATGGGTAAGGTTAGGAAGCAACAGGGACTCTCAGACTCTACTGGTGGAAGGATAAAATGGTACTGAGCTAAAAGCTACACTGTGCCCAGTAATTCCATGCCTAGATTTATGCCTGTGGTAGTTTGCAAAACATGACCTTAAAGTCCTACCCTCCCAGAATGGATGCCCCTTGCAATGTGATATTGCACCTCCTCCCATCAAAAGGAGGAGTCTGCCTTGTGACCAGTTTGAATGCAGCAAAAGTAACTGCAATTTTAGAGGCAAGCCTCCCCCGAGGTCACAGCTTCCAAATCTGCCCTTTCGGAACCTAGCTGGATGTAAAGAAAAGCTGGGCTGTCCTATCAGAAAGGCCGCATGGAGCTCCAGCTGATAGCCCCAGCTCATGGCCAGGGTAGGAGTGAGGGTGTCTCAAGCCACCCTGCCCCGTCAACCTCCAGATGAGTGCAACTGTATGAGCTAACccaggagagaccagcagaagaaACGCCCAATACATGGCCCAAACTGCAGAACAGAGAATGGGCAAATACATGGTTATcgttttaagccactatgttcGGGATGGTTTGTTCACAGCAAGAGATAACTGATAAATATGAGTGGCAGAAAAACGTGCAAGAATGTTCCCTGCAGCACTATTCGTAAAGGACAAAAATGGGAAACAACCCATCAAgaggaaaataaggaaactgCAGTATATTCATACcctggaatattatacagccatctttgtgttctctctctgtgtctctctcacataaacacaccacacacacacacacacacacacacacacacacacacctcaaaagcaataatagatgCTGCTTCTCCTATGTTCCTTAATACTTTGCAACTTTCTTTACTGGAGGACTGATCTTGGTAATTGTCTGTGTCAGCCTCCTTCCCAGAACTTTGAACTCCTCGAGGTAGTAATACTGTCTTTTCTCCCTTATCAGCCAACTGACAACTGGCAGGTAGGATACAGATAAATTGGTGAAAaggtggaaggagggagggtaggagaaagaagagaaggaaaggaaggtggGAACGAGGGATGGATGGATATTTGGGTCACCATTTTATGTTATGTGCGGTGCAGATCACATTATGTCTGGTCTGCCTCAGAGTCaagggagggaagcagggatacaggaagggagaaaaagaagaaaggaggggagaggagaaaatGGTATCTCTAGGAGACTGCTTCTCTCCTTTCACTTGGAATCAGCAGCCATTCCTCCCCTAAGCTCAGATCTTATCCCTAATCAACTCTCCCCCAGCACCTGAGGAAGGAGCAGGAGTGGGGCAAGGCAACCGAGTTCTTTTCAGTGGTCTGTGATGTCTATCCCAGCTATGGATAAAACATTTTGTGTGCTCAGGGAGCTATTCTGCAGGTTGTCTATAACCATATTTTTCACTGTGAGCTTCCAAACTGAAATTCCTTAAATGATGAAAATGTAAGATCTTTGTTTGAGGACAGAATCGGGTCCTTACCTCATTCTTGTAGCCCAGATAAAATGCGTTGTGCTAACATTAACTGTTAGCATGCTGCATTTATCTTCTGCTTTCCATTTCAAGAATATTGGGTTTAAAAGACTGCAGTTTACTTTCCAGGTTGACGAAAGCTTTGCATATTATACCAGATTCAATTTGTGCATCATCCTAGATTTGCACAGCCATGTCTATTTACCCCTCTTGGGGTGTTAGCCATTTGCCCTGTTTTCTTTCCTGAGTGGTCTTAGCAAGGGCCACATCTTTCCCAGTTTCTTATACTCAGGTAACTCCTGCTACTGCCACAAATACAGATGATAGAGCCCAACACCTGGTACCAACACACCAGGAGAAACCAACACTGGCTTGACTTCTCCAGCAGCTTCCTGAAGAGGCCAGCCACTCAGTCCAGAAGTGTGGGGATGTTAATGCCTTGTAGAGCCGATATTGACCAGTGGGAGCTGGGGGATGGGAAGGAGATGGCAGGTcagtttttctcccttcttttcgcCAATGGTCTGTTCCAAGATGCCATTGTTTATACAGCTTCCATAAGACTGAGCAGTTGGTGCACTCGTCAGGAAACTGGGGCTAGCTCAGCAATCCACTCCCTTGTattcactcttcctccttccttgcctCACTGTTCTCTTCTTCTCATTCCTTCTTTCCAGAGACTAAGAAATGCTGGTTAGCTTGGGCTGTTTGCAGGAACTGAAATGCTGGGAACTCTGAAGTTAAAGCTGCATTTGTGGGGTACCCACATGCACGGAGAAGCTGAAAAGCTAATGTGCGGAGGAAGAATGAAgtaaacacacagaagctgagataagaggtggagagacagagagacttgcCTCTTTCTCCAGAGGTCCAGCTGCCCTTGGGATCCATGAGTACCCTAAAATCCTCCCAATAAATTAACTTGCTTTTGCTTATGATAGCttgaattacttttttatttatatcaAGTAAACCTTGACTAAAACAGTGACATTACTTGCTCATTCGTTTATTCATCCATCATCAAACATATATCAAGTGCATACTCCTTATTAGGTGTGGAGGATAAAGAGATACATAAAATTTAGGAACAGCTGCCAAGTAATTTGCaaatttagagaaaatgtataatttaataacagcaacaataataaatatttattggatgcttaccatgtgccaagcaaTGTGTTAATCATTttatgtgcattatctcatttaatacaacAATATTATGTAGTGGATACTACTTAAGATCACCAAGCCAGTAGGTtacagagctggaattcaaatccaGTCAGTTTAATTCCAAAGTCCATGTTCTTAGCCTCTCATGAAATAATTACAGTCACATCAACAATGGATTTCCAGTTAAATTTTCCTTCTTTGGCACAGTAGCAGATCTTCCAGAGGGTCCAGGCTATGAATTGGTTCCTAAGAACTACCCACCTTTGATCTAGTAGGAAAATTATGTAAAAGAGAAGGGGCTCCAGGCTACGGCAGAATATCTGCAACATTCCTCAAAACCCCAAGAAAGGAACTGGATATACACTTTATTGTACTTAGTTACTGAAAGAAGTTTCTAGGACTTTATACTATACATATTTTGTATTCATCGTATTTCTGACTATATCCTTAATCCTGATTCTCCTCTATTTTCCCAACTACCTCTAATAAATGCAAATCTGAGGTTTTGTGGatatttataaattgttttaaattctttgaggAACAAAATAGAATATAACTAATAGATATTTATTAGTTCCATCCATATAAAACTGCTGTTTCTGTGGGTCAAAAATCATCGATTATCACCAATTTCACATGGTTCAACCTACTATTTACAGTACCTGTCGAAACATACATGAGTTCTGTAATTGTTCGACATGTAAGTTCCTAAAGATTTGCCAGTCTGTGGTGAAAGAATTTACAAGATGCAGAGGCAGGAGACGTGGGTTCTAATTCTGGCTCTGTTACTGGGCAGCTgagtaactttgggcaagttacttatatGAGTATCGTTTTGCCAAATGAGTAGAATAACCCAAACCCGGTCAAGAGGACCAAATGAGAGGTAATGTCTGAACATTCTCTATGAAGTCTGGAAAAACTCTAAGGGATTATTATGTTGAATTCACCTCACCCTGAATTCCTGCCACTGAGCCCTGCCAGGTGAGTAACCCCCTTGCGGTGTTCCCATTAGAGTTCAATTTCCAGTCACCTGCTCCCTCCTCTCTAGTTCCCACCACCCAACCACAATTcagtttgttgagtgtttccagcacccctcccccacaacaCACAATTCTGCAAGGGAAGCATTATCATCCTAATTTTTTTGATTGGAAACCTGACATTGACAGGCATTAAGAACTTTGGTCCAAGGACACTAAGTTGTAAAATAAGTGGTGTTTGATTCAAACTCTGCTCCTCTTATCCCAAGTTCTAAGCTATTTCTGCAGAGAATTCCACTCAGACACATCTTCCCACTGATGCAGTCTGTCAGGGAGTTTAATAACGCATCTATACCATTTGCTGGTTGTCTAAACTTGctcaagttacttagcctctctgctacagttttctcatctgtaaaatgggggtaataatagtaTGCAAGTTTGTGGTGTACTATAACGATAAAATAACCCATGTAGAGTGCTTAACACAGGACCTTGGCACGGGGTAAGTGCTCGATAAATGTCAGGTTTTCAAGGAGTGTGCGGAGCCCTGCCAAAGCCCAGGAGGCCACGCCGTTCAGCTGTGGTATGCGCAGAAGCTTGGGAACATCTTTATACCCGCCTCTTCCTTCCGCAGTCACGGGAAGCAGTTTAACGCGGATCAGAAATCGAGCTCCACGTTAGCTTTTGCTAACGTGCCCTTTTTCGCCGAGCTAGGGGCGTAACGCGGCCTCCCTCGGCAGAGAGCAGCAGTGACCGGGGGCAGCGCCATCCGCACGCCTGGCGCTCAGGGCGCGCCGCACGCAGCCCCCGGCAGGTCCGAGGTGTTGATCGCCGCGGGCTCCGGGCGGGCGAGATTGTGTGCGGGAGTCCAATGTTGCCGGAGCCACTGGGCATCTTCGAAAAGGCCGAATGTGGGGGCTCAGGTGAAAGTAGGGCGGTAAGTGCTTCTCCCGCAATTTCTGAGAAATCGCAGATTCATACTCCTTACCATTTCTTGCACGTTTCAGGATCATAACCTCTCCCCATCCGTTTCTTACAGTTTTCTGCAACAATTTGGACTTCGCTAACCCCTCCCTTCAGTCTCTTCAAAAATCCAGACTCCTATCACCCAGCCCCGCTCCCACTTCCTACAAAAATACAGGCCCTTCTGCATTTCATTCTCACGGGTCAAtgcaaaaatagaaattttaaaattcgtCTTCCATTCCCACCTCCCACTATTTCCTGTGATAAAAGCAGCCTCTCCTACCGATTCCCCATTCTGCCCTGTGGCTCAACGGCGTGGACTTACTTCTTGGGAGCCGAGGTCCCACCCTGGTGACCTGTGGAGACCTCTGGGGTGCGCTTACCTGGTGCGGACGCTCCCCAAGCGAGGCCACCCAGGTCCAGGCCACGGAGGGTGTCATTAAGCCCAAAGAAGAGTCTGGGGCGTGGGCAGCTGCGGGTTAGCGGTCTGCCAGAGGGAGCGGAGACGGCGCCGGGAGCTGGGGCTCCTGGGTCCTGCTGAGTGACTTGCCCACAACTTCTTCAGGGTGCATAAATAAAACCTCTGCGTCAGTGCCTTTGGATCACTCTCTGGTCCTCCAAGTTGCAGTATGAAGAGGGGAGtttgtaaaaagagaaagaaaggagcatGAAAGGAAGCTGAGAATTGTCCCCAGTTCCCTGCTGTTGGTTTGCAGGCTCCTGCGCAGCCCCAGCCCGCCGGCTCCCCCTCCGGCTCTACTGGCTGACGAGGCACTGCTGCCGGCTGGCGCCTGAAAGCGGCTCTCGAGCGGCGACCGGAGAGGGTTGTGTGGGTGTGTATGCCGCGGAGGAAGGACAGTAGGAAGGGGCtgcgggggtgggggagaggctaCCTGCAGATGCAGAAAAATGCGCCCGccgccccgccccctcctcctGCGCTCCTGGAGCATCAGACTCGCTCCACGACTTAGCGTCAGCGTCCTGGAGCGCCAGAGGGTGAGCGCACTTGGGGCGCTGTGACCCACGGGGGTCTGGATAAGTGAGGGATCCCTCCCGAAGTTTGACACTGCGGGGTCCGAGACCTCGGCAGGGACTCGAACTCGTGTCTTCTTTGCTCTTTCTGTTGGTCTgccttccttgcttttctttcatAAAACGTTTTCGGATATTAGGATTTTGTCCACCGCgtgggaaggagaagaagagaagagggggCAAGTGTGAACATAAGacttggggaggtgggggggagtCTGATTTTTAGCACTGGCTTGATTTCATTCCAGCTCCATCCTTTCGTCCACCTCCTACCTAGTCCCAGGACTTCCCACGGGGCCGTTCGCCAAcaattttttgtttccttgttacAAAAGTAATTCATGCTTGCCGTGTACGATTCAAGAAATAACCCTAACCTAACCCCCACCCCATCGCTTCCGCCCAGCGTGGTGCTTCCATCGCCTGTCTAGTTCCCCGGAGTTAACCTGCATTTACAAACCAAAACTTAAAGATATATATTAGCTAGCTATACTTGCACGCGTGGGTTCTATTTTtcggacaaaaaaaaaatcctactttttcttgagtcaacttttgtaatttatatttttctagaatataaattttcaaattttcattttcatatttattggcaCAAAGTTACCgatttatcttaaaatttttcatctcttctgaaATTATTCTTGTATACCCTTTTCATTTCGAATGTcgtttctatgtgttttctcccTCCCCACGTGTTTTTAAATCAGACTTGCTGGAGGATTATCActttatttgtgttttaacaGCATAAATATTGTTCTGTAACCTACCCTTATCACTTAGTAGCATGTTATGGGAATGTTTTCACTAAGTGCCTATTATTTGAAAGAGCTAAATGCGTTTTTTTTTCCATAGTCAGTTGGACCTATTGCGTTAACTTGGCTACTCTGACACACATTTATGTTGCATACAATTGTTTACTATTACCAACAATGCTATAATTAGCATCGAGTATGTATCTTTGCAGTTCTGCACAGTATTCTGTAGGAAAGATTtctagaagtgaaatttctgggtcaaagaCATATACATCTTAAATATTGATAGCCACCCCCAAACACTGTACATCTGGCTGCACAGTTACACTTCCTTTGCATCTTCATCAGCACTGAAGAGTCACAACGCTTATAAAATGTTGCCAGTTATATTGGTGGAAATGTATATGATGTTTTGTTTCCTGATTACTAGTTCTAATGTTTattgatagttttctttttttttttttttttcactcagcttcattgagatatattcacataccatacaatcatctatggtgtacaattcaccgttcacagtaccatcatatagttatgcattcatcaccccaatctgttttttttttatcatcattttattgaga
The Choloepus didactylus isolate mChoDid1 chromosome 4, mChoDid1.pri, whole genome shotgun sequence DNA segment above includes these coding regions:
- the ANKRD34C gene encoding ankyrin repeat domain-containing protein 34C — encoded protein: MMDDNTELRTDGNSLLKAVWLGRLRLTRLLLEGGAYINESNDKGETALMVACITKHVDQQSISKSKMVKYLLDNRADPNIQDKSGKTALIHACIRRAGGDVVSLLLENGADPSLEDRTGASALVYAINADDKDALKHLLDACKAKGKEVIIITTNKSSSGTKTTKQYLNVPPSPKVEDRQSPLCVSPSDIELKAPGLGSPPSEKEDDFFSLQTGHPSGCNPSKALNEPGSPTRKVSNLKRARLPQLKRLQSEPWGLIAPSVLAASTRQEETHGTSTDTEILKSISDVSFPKRGPLSRTNSIDGKDLTFFPTVTEQVLKIPASSAPASWKAAYEKGQATHPRLARRGTLPVDQEKSGLGPSALKLLENDFYDLDLQPGADPPNSISLESGKGHLDRIKLNSSHLSLFHGSRESLDAVPSTSPSSVRRRPPHLLERRGSGTLLLDRVSHTRPGFLPPLNVNLNPPILDIRSSNKPSSPLASGLKSMVPVAPSSPKRVDLRSKKKLLRRHSMQVEQMKQLSDFEEIMT